The DNA window tatttactttgagtatttactttgagcaattcaattcatgtccttacattcttagaattgccgtGCCAAAGTAGGATTGGAATTtaagttgcaagtcttttgtgcggtagaacaattagaaacactatctaggcacaaggagttaattgggctaatgataggatttaattattgtaaagaaatttagaattagcccaattcaccctcctcttgggcatcttgatcctttcaggtagctccaatcaggactaaaggtcccctgcagcaaaagcctaccgTTGggcaaggatctttagtcccggttgaagctacaaaccgggactaaaggtatctctagtcccgggcgcgaaaaataccaggactaaagccaaatttcgagctagatcaaaagtcgtttctctaacagtgtcaaatacaaatgaaactcatatatatatatatatatatatatatatatatatatatatatatatatatatatatatatatatatatatatatatatatagcgtcCTTAGATAGGAATGGAAAAATCCCAGCCTTCACATATTCCTTATTATAATCTAAAGGGACCTGCTATACTTCAGGTGCCTGAAAATAGGCTTTTGTTCAGGCGATAGGTATTTGCACTGCTCTCTGTTCACAGACACTCAAAACGGGTCCACAAATCCTGAAGCAATATCGATGGAGCACACGTTGCCTCAACAGATCAAAAATTTCAGGCAACTGACACATAGAAAAAGTGTAATCAAAATTGCCAACACCGGTTCCATGCCCTCTCTCTACCACACATTCATTCTTATTCACTCGTTCTGGCTTAGCCTCATATCTTCCTTTGCTTCCCCTCCTCACAGCCTCCACCACGAATGCCTCCCACCACGTTGTCTTTACGCTCTTCTCACACCAGATCATCCTCACTTTCAAGCTCGGCCATCCTCGCCAGCAAGTGGAGGCAAAGAGGTTCCTCGTGGTGGAACCTGTAGGGCAGCTAATGGAGTTGTTGTCGTAGCCTATTTTTCTTTGGTGTAACACGCAATTTAATTTGTTTTAGCCATTTCTATTGTGTTCACTACTATACAAAAGTGGTAATCACTGTAGATTTAGGCAGCCGACTATGGGAAGCAATAGTGATAGTCTCACCTATCACTACTGGGTGTGTCGGCTGCCGGTGCTGCCCACTCGCAGCCATGCATCTTGCCGGTGTGCCGCTGGCCCGTCGCCATGCACGCCACTGGGTTCCTAGCCCCAAGTGGCACCCGCGTGACACTTGGTCCACTACCAAGCTCGCCACTCCGCGCGCCAATGCCTAGCATCCCCGCGCTTTACAGGGCCTGCAGCTCCACACGTCGCCGCCCCCTCGACCCCTGCACCGTCATGCCATCTGAAAGATTAGGGTGGGCGGGGTCTGATGGAGGAGGCGGATTAGGGATATGAAGGGGGTATGAAGGAGGGGAACTTGGGAGGGAGGAATGTGAGAGAATTGTTAGGGATAAAGAGGAGTCAACATGGAGCGGAGGGAGCACAGAGGACGTGAGTGGTTCAAAACTAACTTGAATGAAAAAGTTTAGGTGTGACACAATTTTCTCCGCTGGCTCTACATTCAAATCGGCAGTGCTACTACTATCACTATAAGTGTTTTAACAATAATCGTTAATGATAGTTAATGATAATTAATTATTCGGGTCGGCAGTGTTCGCGGGACGTTGACAGTGAGGATGTTGATCGGCTACAACACATCGGAAAGGCAATTGTTTTGAAATGTGATGGTTCACCACTTGCTATTAATTAAAGTAATTATTGCAGGCCTCCTAAGAAAGAACGTAAAGGAGCGTTATTGGAGTAGTATTTTGGAGAAACATCTGTCGGCAGCACATAGAACGAAAGAGCATGAGGTCATCTCTGCTCTACGCTTAAGCTACGATGATCTGTCTCCCCCTCTCAAGCAATGCTTTCTGTACTTCTCCCTTTTCCCTAAAGGATTAGTCATACAGTCTAATCACATTGTTGGGATGTGGATGAGCGAAGGGTTCCTAGGGAACGGCGGGCCTGGTGACAGAAGAACGCGGACACAGATTGAAGAGGATGGGCTCGATTACTACGAGGATCTAGTCATAGAGCCTGCTCCTGAGATAGCTGGAGACGGATCCGTGTGTAAGATGCATGATATTATCCGCTCTTTCGCTCACGAAATCGCCGAGGAAGAGCTTCTGGTCGTTGGCCCTGGCCAGAATTCCCAGCTGGTTAGCACATCATCGGCGATCCGGCAACTGTCCGTAGAGTCAACCGAGTTGGAGTCATCGTCGTCGGTGGCGTTGCCCGAGTGGAGTAGCATTTCATCAGAAAGACACAAGCTGCTAAGAAGTTTGATCATCAATGGCAGGGTGAAATTCGATGCTCCTCCAactgccggcgccgccgccgccgccgccgctggggaACGTACCTTGGCTCGTTTTCCCAGCCTACGAGCGCTGCTCGCGAGGCACGCAGAAACCGAGAGGTTTGTGGAGTCTCTCTGCAGCCTGAGGCACCTCAGGTTCCTGCAGCACATTTGGGCTTgacaactgcagcaagtttgGTTGCGAGCTCCCTAGGAGCTGGAGCGCCTGACGTCACTCAAGGTAGATTGCACAGAGTGTACTGTGCCTAAGGGGTTTGGCGTCTTGACAGGCCTGAGGAGACTCTCTCTGTTCCCGTTCCCGGCGCAAACGGACGGGGACTGGTGCAGCCTGCAAGAGCTAGGGCAGCTCCAAGAGCTCGTCAGGCTCGAAATAAGGGGTCTCGCGGCGGTGCGCTGGCTGCCGAGGCCAGAATCCACGACAAGGAGCAGCTTGTCATCCTGGTGCGCATGTGCTACAACCCACCGGAGTCCATGCATCAGCATCTCGGAGGGGATGCGGAAGGAGTGCCAGCGGATAGAGGAGGTGTTTGACCACCTCCGCCCACCTCGTCTTCTCGAGTGCCTGGTTCTCAAGGACTACATGGACATGGGGCGCCGGCTCCCAAGCTAGATGTGCGTGGGGGGGCAATATCGACCTGGACAGCCTGACGTCGCTAGAGATGGTTAGCCTCCCTTTCTGCACGCAGCTCCCCGACGGCCTGTGCCGGCTGGCCAGCTTGAAGCGCCTGTACATCGAATACGCTTCGTCCATCCAGCGCGTGGGTCCAGAATTCCAGAGGAACAgcagcgggaggaggaggagccgaggaggaggaggaggaggtcttTCCCAAAGCTTGAGTTCCTACGGTTCGATCAGCTGCGACAGTGGGAGGAGTGGGAgtgggacgaggaggaggagcaagCCCAAGGCAACAAAGACAGCATCCGGCGTGCCCTCAGGGAGCTGGTGTTGTGGGATCTCCCCTGCATCACGTCCCTGGAGAACTTCCCTTCGGTGAAGGAGCTCAACGTGGCCAGGTGCCCCCGCCTGAGGATCATCCGCGGCCTCGCCAACCTGCGGGGCGTCAGCATCGAGCGCTGCCCGGCGCTGGAGGTGCTGGAAGATGTGCCGGCGCTCGACACCATGGACTGGACGGACCCGACCGTGGATGAGCTGCCAGACTACCTGGGGGGTCTCAGGCTAAACGTCCTTCACCTCTACTGCAACCCGGAGCTAACACGAGCACTCGCGTCGGGCAACTACCGGACCACGCGGGACAAACACCCTATCTGCAACCAGATCAGGGTTACACCTACCGTCTTGTCAGGTAACCTACCCAAGCACTCGTGTCGGTCGTCTTGCTTTGCAtgcatttttttttacttttttttgcTTGATTTTAGGAGGACGCTCATCAACGTACACTGTTTAATTCATGATGAGGATCGGATCCACGGCCATTCTACTAGGCACACGCATCAGTGGGATTCCACGCGATAAACACATGATGTTCAACAGTATTCAGCTCGCCGTACCAGGCCATACGTACGTTAAAAGATACTCTATAgcatatattgtgatttgtgaataTCTATCTCGGAAGGAGGAATTTTGTACACGTACTGTTATTCTCTGGGCATCTCAGCTGATGATTAAATCATTTTGCTCATTTTTTTTATAGGACAAGACTAGATGAACCAGCGGGTTTAAGAGTGTATTGGCGTTTGTGTGGTGTGTAAGATGTGTTGTACGTTTAGACTACAACTTGTACCACGAGAATAAAGGCCTAAAAAAATCATTGTTGCTGCCGTGGAGCTGAACACTTGCAAAGAAACTTCAGCATTCTAGATTCTACACTAGTTCAATTGTACTACTCAACCCAGCATCATCCATACAGACATTTTCCATAACGTTAATCGTGCTACGCCACGGCAATTGTAATAGCTTTGCCAACACAAGCGCACACCCGACTCAACGATTAAAATCGCAAGAGAAAACTTTTACCAGAAACAGGCACACTACAAAAACATCTATCCAGAGCAGCTAGTTCGAAACAGACGAAAGATCGAGCTATTAGTGCTGTCTTAGGCCCCGTTCGGATGGTATGAAAACCATCCGGTTTTTACTGTGCACGGATTGTTTTCACTGTTCACGCTATCACAGATTCCTCCAAATTCATCCCAGCGAACAGGTCTTTTACTAGTATATACTACAGCTGAGGGTCTCCCTAGTCATGCGATCTCAGTACCTGGTTACCTGCCATACTTTTTATGCTACAAGTCTACAGCTAGAAGCTTGGAACATCACTGGCCTATATATTGTATTGAGGCATTCACCAGTGCTCACCAAGGTACACTGGTTTGCCCCCGTGTTACAAGCAGAGCTATCTATACATTGCTACTACCGTACCTTAGTCGTAAAGGTAATTACAGTAAACTACTGCTGTACAGAAAAGGCCACGTAAGCTGGGAAGACCTTAAGTTCTCAATTCTCACTCCAGCTCAGATTCTGATACTTCCTCCTCCGCCAGTTGAAAGGCATCCACATCTGCAAAGTATGCTCTCTGCTTCTTGACAAATTCTTCTGGTAACTTGGGTGTCCATGCCAGGGGCCGTTCCTGTTCCCAAAGTAGCAACCGGTCAGAAAGTTAAAAGTAACGGCCATGGTAAGGAGCAGAGCTAGTCTTCGAAATGCAGCTTTAACTGTGCTATAAAACAGCTTCCTTTCAAACATTCGTCTCATCATATTGCTATATGGTGTTTGCATAAATGTTTCTGAATAGATGCATTTATGCAAAGCACAGAAGTGAAACATTAACAGAATACAGACTTTATTGCGGGCACAGCTCTTTTGGTTAAATACTAGCCCATGATAAAGTTTGGAAAAAAATGATGAGTTTGTGATGGTAATCTCATTGCGCAGAACCCTAAAGAGAGCAACGGAACACGCCTTGATAACTGAGAACTCGGGTAGGGTCATTATGAGGAAAAGCAATCAGATTGCGGTCATGCTT is part of the Miscanthus floridulus cultivar M001 chromosome 9, ASM1932011v1, whole genome shotgun sequence genome and encodes:
- the LOC136479183 gene encoding uncharacterized protein is translated as MWMSEGFLGNGGPGDRRTRTQIEEDGLDYYEDLVIEPAPEIAGDGSVCKMHDIIRSFAHEIAEEELLVVGPGQNSQLVSTSSAIRQLSVESTELESSSSVALPEWSSISSERHKLLRSLIINGRVKFDAPPTAGAAAAAAAGERLRRLSLFPFPAQTDGDWCSLQELGQLQELVRLEIRGLAAVRWLPRPESTTRSSLSSWCACATTHRSPCISISEGMRKECQRIEEVFDHLRPPRLLECLVLKDYMDMGRRLPS